One genomic region from Streptomyces venezuelae encodes:
- a CDS encoding metal-sensitive transcriptional regulator, whose protein sequence is MKVEEEAATAVLNRLRRAQGQLAGVIAMIEAGRDCKDVVTQLAAVSRALDRAGFKIVASGMRQCLAESEDGAPPMSEQELEKLFLTLA, encoded by the coding sequence GTGAAGGTGGAAGAAGAGGCGGCGACCGCGGTCCTCAACCGGCTGCGGCGCGCTCAAGGGCAGCTCGCGGGCGTCATCGCCATGATCGAGGCCGGCCGCGACTGCAAGGACGTTGTCACCCAGCTCGCCGCCGTCTCCCGCGCCCTCGACCGGGCGGGCTTCAAGATCGTCGCGAGCGGTATGCGCCAGTGCCTGGCCGAGAGCGAGGACGGCGCACCCCCGATGAGCGAGCAGGAACTGGAGAAGCTCTTCCTCACGCTCGCGTGA
- a CDS encoding cytochrome P450, protein MTRAAAAPAQAPHGLPVVGHAVQLWRRPLPFLRELYGRGDLVTLRLGRHRAYLACGIDAVRTVLHDPRTFDKGGPLFEKARLLVGDGLVSSDFATHRRQRLLMQPAFGTSRLPGYTGLMAEQIDTALNRWQHGRTLDVGREMHTLALEVAARTMFGAQLGERAVTEVVACMPLVMRGVYRRMLVPADWVHRLPLPANRRFDRARATMHRVIADTVRSYRDAGKDHGDVLSILVSSRDEHGTSLSDAEIHDQVMTLLIGATEPPGSALTWVFQLLSGHPEAERALQAEADDVLRGRPARALSAADLARLEHTRHIVLEALRLYPPAWLLSRVATKDTDLLGHPVPKGATVLFSPYQLHHDQDVFPHPSRFDPGRWRSPSPAARAALLPFGAGNRKCIGDEVALTELSLAVAAVASRFRLRAVPGTTARPLVRASLGAEHVVLRVEARTPHAATGGAPVGSRAVAS, encoded by the coding sequence ATGACCCGGGCCGCTGCGGCACCGGCCCAGGCCCCGCACGGGCTGCCGGTCGTGGGCCATGCCGTGCAGTTGTGGCGGCGCCCGCTGCCCTTCCTGCGTGAGCTGTACGGGCGCGGGGACCTCGTGACGCTGCGCCTGGGCCGCCACCGCGCCTATCTGGCGTGCGGCATCGACGCGGTGCGCACCGTGCTGCACGATCCGCGGACGTTCGACAAGGGCGGCCCGCTGTTCGAGAAGGCCCGGCTGCTGGTGGGTGACGGTCTGGTCAGTTCGGACTTCGCCACGCACCGCAGGCAGCGCCTGCTGATGCAGCCCGCGTTCGGCACCTCGCGGCTTCCCGGCTACACCGGGCTGATGGCCGAGCAGATCGACACGGCACTGAACCGGTGGCAGCACGGCCGGACACTGGACGTGGGCCGGGAGATGCACACGCTGGCCCTCGAGGTCGCGGCACGGACGATGTTCGGTGCCCAGCTGGGCGAGCGGGCCGTCACCGAGGTCGTCGCGTGCATGCCGCTGGTCATGCGGGGCGTCTACCGGCGCATGCTCGTCCCGGCCGACTGGGTGCACCGCCTGCCGCTGCCCGCCAACCGCCGCTTCGACCGGGCCCGGGCCACGATGCACCGCGTCATCGCCGACACCGTGCGCTCCTACCGCGACGCCGGGAAGGACCACGGCGACGTCCTGTCGATCCTGGTGAGCTCCCGCGACGAGCACGGTACGTCACTGAGCGACGCCGAGATCCACGACCAGGTCATGACGCTGCTCATCGGGGCGACGGAGCCGCCGGGCTCCGCGCTGACCTGGGTGTTCCAGCTGCTGTCGGGGCATCCCGAGGCCGAGCGCGCCCTGCAGGCCGAGGCCGACGACGTGCTGCGCGGCAGGCCGGCCCGCGCCCTGAGCGCGGCGGACCTGGCGCGCCTGGAGCACACGCGGCACATCGTGCTCGAGGCACTGCGGCTCTACCCGCCGGCGTGGCTGCTCAGCCGCGTCGCCACCAAGGACACCGACCTTCTGGGCCATCCGGTGCCCAAGGGTGCCACGGTGCTGTTCAGCCCGTACCAACTCCACCACGACCAGGACGTGTTCCCGCATCCGTCGCGCTTCGACCCGGGCCGCTGGCGCTCCCCCTCCCCCGCCGCCCGCGCCGCACTGCTGCCCTTCGGGGCCGGCAACCGCAAGTGCATCGGCGACGAAGTGGCCCTGACGGAACTGTCCCTCGCGGTCGCCGCCGTGGCGTCCCGGTTCAGGCTGCGGGCCGTTCCCGGTACGACGGCACGGCCCCTGGTCCGTGCTTCGCTCGGTGCCGAGCACGTGGTGCTGAGAGTCGAAGCACGTACCCCCCACGCGGCCACCGGCGGCGCGCCGGTCGGGTCCCGGGCGGTGGCGTCATGA
- a CDS encoding flavodoxin family protein: MTDSGASYRDLRALVINCTLKRSPERSHTQGLIDISTGIMERQGVEVEVLRAVDLDLATGVWPDMTEHGWETDEWPVIYSKVMAADILTLAGPVWLGDNSSVMKKVIERLYACSSILNERGQYAYYGRVGGCLITGNEDGAKHCAMNVLYSLQHLGYVIPPQADAGWVGPAGPGPSYLDPGSGGPENDFTNRNTTFMTWNQLHLARMLKDTGGIPAHGNQRSEWDAGCRFDFENPEHR; the protein is encoded by the coding sequence ATGACCGACTCCGGCGCTTCCTACAGGGACCTTCGCGCCCTGGTGATCAACTGCACGCTCAAGCGTTCTCCGGAGCGCAGCCACACGCAGGGGCTGATCGACATCAGCACCGGGATCATGGAGCGCCAGGGCGTCGAGGTTGAGGTGCTGCGCGCGGTGGATCTCGACCTCGCCACCGGTGTGTGGCCCGACATGACCGAGCACGGGTGGGAGACCGACGAGTGGCCGGTCATCTACTCGAAGGTCATGGCCGCGGACATCCTTACCTTGGCTGGACCCGTATGGCTGGGAGACAACTCCTCAGTCATGAAGAAGGTGATCGAGCGGCTGTACGCCTGCTCGTCGATCCTCAACGAGCGTGGCCAGTACGCCTACTACGGTCGTGTAGGCGGCTGCCTGATCACCGGCAACGAGGACGGCGCCAAGCACTGCGCGATGAACGTCCTCTACAGCCTCCAGCACCTCGGGTACGTCATTCCGCCGCAGGCGGACGCGGGCTGGGTCGGCCCGGCGGGCCCGGGCCCGTCGTACCTCGACCCCGGCTCCGGCGGTCCGGAGAACGACTTCACCAACCGCAACACGACCTTCATGACCTGGAACCAGCTCCACCTGGCGAGGATGCTCAAGGACACCGGCGGCATCCCCGCCCACGGAAACCAGCGCTCCGAGTGGGACGCCGGCTGCCGGTTCGACTTCGAGAACCCCGAACACCGTTGA
- a CDS encoding sulfite exporter TauE/SafE family protein, with translation MITLVLVASVLIGVSLGILGGGGSILTVPILVYLAGQDTKEAIATSLFVVGVTSLVGLVPHARAGRVRWRTGLIFGAVSMIGAYGGGRLAEYIPGTVLLVTFALMMLATAAAMLRKSRKAKAAKPAHAELPVKHVIVEGLVVGAVTGLVGSGGGFLVVPALALLGGLPMSVAVGTSLLVIAMKSFSGLAGHLADIQIDWNLALMVTAAAVVGSLVGSRFAGRIPQDTLRKAFGWFVVVMGVFVLGRQLPTGIWVSPLAWTGIGLAVATAVTWGTVRARRPPATDAPQVGSRESAAHP, from the coding sequence GTGATCACCCTCGTCCTCGTAGCGTCCGTCCTCATCGGCGTCAGTCTCGGCATCCTGGGCGGCGGTGGTTCCATCCTGACCGTGCCGATCCTGGTCTACCTGGCCGGTCAGGACACCAAGGAGGCCATCGCGACCTCCCTGTTCGTCGTCGGCGTGACCAGCCTGGTCGGGCTCGTCCCGCACGCCCGGGCCGGCCGGGTGCGCTGGCGCACCGGCCTGATCTTCGGCGCGGTCAGCATGATCGGCGCCTACGGCGGCGGGCGCCTCGCCGAGTACATCCCCGGCACTGTCCTGCTTGTGACCTTCGCGCTCATGATGCTCGCCACCGCCGCCGCCATGCTCCGCAAGTCCCGCAAGGCGAAGGCGGCCAAGCCCGCCCACGCCGAACTGCCCGTCAAGCACGTGATCGTCGAGGGCCTCGTCGTCGGCGCGGTCACCGGCCTGGTCGGCTCCGGCGGCGGATTCCTCGTCGTCCCCGCCCTCGCCCTGCTCGGCGGACTGCCCATGAGCGTCGCCGTCGGCACCTCGCTGTTGGTCATCGCGATGAAGTCCTTCTCCGGACTTGCCGGCCACCTCGCCGACATACAGATCGACTGGAACCTCGCCCTGATGGTCACCGCCGCGGCCGTCGTCGGCAGCCTCGTCGGCAGCCGCTTCGCCGGACGCATCCCCCAGGACACCCTGCGCAAGGCGTTCGGCTGGTTCGTCGTCGTCATGGGCGTCTTCGTCCTCGGCCGGCAACTGCCCACCGGAATCTGGGTCAGCCCGCTCGCCTGGACCGGTATCGGCCTCGCGGTGGCGACCGCAGTGACCTGGGGCACAGTGCGGGCACGCCGCCCACCCGCCACGGACGCGCCCCAGGTAGGTTCCCGGGAATCGGCCGCACACCCCTAG
- a CDS encoding polyprenyl synthetase family protein, with protein MTQTTLPAGLVDAPLLRPPVEGMRPTAAYGVLAGRLGAATVHADLRACLEGIDTVVRAAPLVIPPAMADVFSGGKRLRPLLVLAGAHAAGPPSASTRGRAVSGARAVELLHLASLVHDDIMDEAVTRHGVATISARAGNSRALLAGDYLIGHAYTAASGLGAEAGTLLGHTLVRLCEGQAEEASTLFDADRSEQSYFRSIGGKTGALIDAACRTGALAAGLDAATTRALGRFGHHLGVGFQLLDDMLDLTASHASTGKPVGHDIANGIYTYPTLWALRRDPGLRRLLEELARCEGPRTGPAGEAAHRVRTSGALAATRWAIAHRRERCLGILDEAVDGIGPDGVGLLADLAIAVLSHRGG; from the coding sequence ATGACCCAGACGACACTGCCGGCCGGGCTCGTGGACGCCCCCCTCCTGCGCCCGCCCGTCGAGGGCATGCGGCCCACCGCGGCGTACGGTGTGCTGGCCGGGCGACTGGGAGCCGCCACCGTGCACGCGGACCTGCGGGCCTGCCTGGAGGGCATCGACACCGTCGTCCGCGCCGCGCCGCTGGTCATCCCGCCGGCCATGGCCGACGTCTTCTCGGGCGGCAAACGGCTGCGTCCGCTGCTGGTCCTGGCCGGCGCGCACGCCGCCGGCCCGCCGTCGGCGAGCACGCGCGGCCGCGCCGTCAGCGGTGCCCGCGCCGTGGAACTGCTGCATCTGGCAAGTCTCGTCCACGACGACATCATGGACGAGGCGGTGACCCGGCACGGGGTCGCGACCATCAGCGCACGGGCCGGCAACAGCCGCGCCCTGCTCGCCGGCGACTACCTCATCGGCCACGCGTACACCGCCGCTTCCGGCCTCGGCGCCGAGGCCGGAACCCTCCTGGGCCACACCCTGGTGCGCCTGTGCGAGGGCCAGGCCGAGGAAGCCTCCACACTCTTCGACGCCGACCGCAGTGAACAGTCGTACTTCAGGTCGATCGGCGGGAAGACCGGTGCCCTGATCGACGCGGCGTGCCGCACAGGCGCGCTCGCCGCAGGACTGGACGCCGCCACGACCCGGGCCCTGGGACGCTTCGGCCACCATCTCGGCGTGGGGTTCCAACTCCTCGACGACATGCTCGACCTCACGGCGAGTCACGCCTCCACGGGCAAGCCGGTGGGGCACGACATCGCCAACGGCATCTACACCTACCCCACGCTCTGGGCGCTGCGCCGCGACCCCGGGCTGCGGCGGCTGCTGGAGGAACTCGCCCGGTGCGAAGGGCCCCGCACCGGGCCGGCCGGCGAGGCGGCACACCGGGTCCGCACCTCGGGTGCGCTCGCCGCGACCCGGTGGGCGATCGCCCACCGGCGTGAACGCTGCCTGGGAATCCTGGACGAGGCGGTCGACGGCATCGGCCCCGACGGCGTCGGCCTGCTGGCCGATCTCGCCATCGCCGTCCTGAGCCACCGCGGCGGATGA